The Chryseolinea soli genome contains a region encoding:
- a CDS encoding DUF4056 domain-containing protein: MVTLQKKFSFKGKDDPSVKAIELSFQAPVFDYIATGESGQRLTRKLIEKHTFTTTVDPAADTYSIELSDDDIAGKDAQAMRAFMLYYAQVMRSDNARLDDLAVNIDVTSATPEKIVLSTTELEGLCLVLPHLVDVNNRLFDKAAGALETSADIYLINKTAYVSLLKKLHEVTGSENEFYLLVILLNYLEFVDNVPSLRKKLPDTTMAQLREFLKARGVENFDKVLPALSKSLLTLFDFPLAVPALQFIDIGGTLQVISPGNVALTRNDLAFLYLSLEYNKKAIASSDLEILHYDWKKVPDPIQNNQVAFSFSDDHPIAANHIDGLVDVTLKGVGGEVLWSNDFEPADPALNKLSIVVTLQQPGTLNGPGGEGITDSAKKLRGQVLQMPKKCSLKDCTVIVQAKLTEASEVWQIVGAATTDSGGNFSMPYPYGPYVAAQAIVSLTPDAPATIAVDPQNGANNESIADDFLYLLVTDPECEDEDDADCDCHIPKKAGRLPGQEDLINSDQYTQDIGGSCVNLSTPNRTLREYSYRAIVRTSDPDVSNYTLRKIAFNPSDPLSDFRFELTGENKKIKRSPVDLNNPIRWQDAPDNKDNLSFYQSVTVATGHVLHYKSEFKADGYSLGDLLYSLALAPGQKKQMVIMDSSHTLLGAETQAIAQGEQLAANIVNDRIITDQIGGAIGESLSGSSSASTAGISAGLGVGVSYGGIGASLGVAGGYSNSNSKASQNSSRDISQSFSERLRQSIMQNAESYRQLNASVVTSVQEGQHYSATTDVVANHNHCHSLTMMYFEVLRHFAIYQELTHVEECIFVPLLMTEFSTENIYKWSDVLARHLLPMHSNTYLRPHSFFAGQPQHPLLKAFDANARIKTNYAHVDFPTGSYDQDQISFVKGEIYLRTNLQRPKTKYDRIKSLPVISKTVSREVSDDRSNAKSAMLALMTGGLSFLLGSDGTYTETEEVLTRGKIFDAFMQLDANYETVPPAQCIRVVNFQTFSIKIGNTTFPISPVDFFQNGIVDKKLWDTYATILGYFNTIDMLDYYFKGRLIAEWDDIYYNDLAPMVFDKIVNTIKMDYINTDMTSTTRYKGGERVIRINFNGTTSKRRMDFPITMQLYCNSPTVKALKDMVTLTIENVRIAYSTPHFNGLLFSGYAGDDLLDGTTLYIPESAEEKKDPHKEDKYLVQKLIEHLNSNLEHYNKSLWQNLDPDRRYMLLDGFNIQIYNEFGLPIGFRSLASVVKNQLLAIVGNSLVLPVAPGYKVGQDFVAVQTQEGVQQEISLLDHYRPLTPVPPYRVSIPTRGVFMEAVQGACDACEKVKENSSQDWTKFTTDEPSAIGAITPPVPTITDWKAAFKEFASPIVNIQNAPAAPEPGAGLAGLAELMGKAGIFKDVTGLDANQQNAIKTYLSNQENAKAFAEMAKSMAIQGHNTDNSSKIMDTLKTAKDSGALNQDDYSKLVKDHLQQQIDGGATKKAELEKEKAVQKPTLTDAAVKAADQGKDVKAQKTDTDGNTESVEITSGSTSTVLAAVQGIVPKLKQPSDNTCWAATATMMMSWKRQQSMSITSVMTEAGAVYLQKFNDNLPLLSNEKEAFITALGMVGEAPASYPLQQYIDWLKTYGPLWITTDSSTATGQFSPHARILTRIEGSGNANGTGTTFVFNDPATGTERSEPFSDFLAAYEQMVTDNSGDLFIQIVHFADATPQAPGEGAPSSSVSASGTDPGIRECCALGQWKVNALAPGALDPTQLGNHIKGGGFFLGGEIGYIYTKKAGLMDLGHIRDMADMVKFIFDALVSGVTKLDLFEGKVEVLTPPAATKSARLDFAAAIAFVESWAHELRTWKDYSSFSAEDVPSNMVGIEVGKRGVTAGGNFNTSVDFALNMILNTELSAATKAQTEQVLTKIENDWFKMTGVTLSPIELLRRNFDGKPWMAGMPFDNLSSVTYINTAIFEPLFTKFKYEMKFPVNGSPGVTLTTMKAKTAALRTEWVTENPGKDQP; this comes from the coding sequence ATGGTCACACTTCAAAAGAAATTTTCGTTCAAGGGAAAGGACGATCCGTCCGTTAAGGCCATCGAGCTTTCCTTCCAGGCGCCGGTTTTCGACTACATTGCCACCGGCGAAAGCGGGCAACGCTTAACGCGAAAGCTCATCGAAAAGCACACGTTCACCACCACGGTCGATCCGGCCGCCGACACCTATAGCATCGAGCTTTCCGACGACGACATCGCGGGAAAAGATGCGCAGGCGATGCGCGCTTTCATGTTGTATTATGCACAGGTCATGCGAAGCGACAACGCCCGGCTCGATGACCTGGCCGTGAACATTGACGTGACAAGCGCCACACCGGAGAAGATCGTGCTGAGCACAACGGAACTCGAAGGGCTCTGCCTGGTGCTGCCTCATTTGGTGGACGTGAACAACAGGCTGTTCGACAAAGCCGCCGGCGCGTTAGAAACATCGGCCGACATTTACCTGATCAACAAAACCGCCTATGTCAGTTTGCTGAAGAAACTTCATGAAGTCACCGGATCAGAAAATGAGTTTTACCTGCTGGTGATTTTGCTGAACTACCTGGAATTTGTTGACAATGTGCCCTCGCTGCGCAAGAAACTGCCCGACACCACGATGGCGCAATTGCGGGAGTTTCTAAAGGCACGCGGCGTCGAAAACTTTGATAAGGTACTGCCCGCCCTGTCAAAGAGCCTGCTGACCTTGTTTGACTTTCCTCTTGCGGTGCCGGCTCTGCAATTTATCGACATTGGCGGGACGCTGCAGGTCATCAGCCCGGGCAATGTGGCGCTGACGCGAAACGACCTGGCGTTTCTCTACTTGTCGCTGGAGTACAATAAAAAAGCCATCGCGTCCAGCGACCTGGAAATACTTCACTACGATTGGAAGAAAGTGCCGGACCCGATCCAGAACAACCAGGTGGCGTTCTCGTTTTCCGACGATCACCCCATTGCTGCCAACCACATCGACGGCCTTGTCGATGTTACGTTGAAGGGGGTGGGTGGCGAGGTGCTGTGGTCAAACGACTTTGAACCTGCCGACCCTGCGTTGAATAAACTCAGCATCGTCGTCACCCTGCAGCAGCCGGGCACGCTGAATGGACCGGGCGGCGAAGGCATTACGGACAGCGCGAAAAAGCTTCGCGGCCAGGTGCTGCAGATGCCCAAGAAGTGCTCGCTAAAAGATTGTACGGTGATTGTGCAGGCAAAGCTCACAGAAGCCAGCGAAGTGTGGCAAATCGTGGGCGCCGCCACCACCGACAGCGGGGGCAATTTCAGCATGCCCTATCCGTATGGTCCATACGTTGCGGCCCAGGCCATCGTATCCTTAACACCCGATGCTCCAGCAACGATCGCTGTTGATCCGCAGAACGGTGCCAACAACGAGTCCATCGCCGATGACTTTTTATATTTATTGGTGACCGATCCGGAGTGTGAAGACGAAGACGACGCAGACTGCGACTGTCACATACCAAAAAAAGCAGGCCGCTTGCCAGGCCAGGAGGACCTCATCAACTCCGATCAGTATACGCAAGACATCGGCGGAAGCTGTGTGAACCTTTCCACGCCAAACCGGACCCTTCGCGAATATTCCTACCGCGCCATCGTGCGCACCAGTGACCCCGACGTGAGCAACTACACGTTGCGAAAGATCGCATTCAATCCATCGGACCCGCTGTCGGACTTCCGGTTTGAGTTAACGGGCGAGAACAAGAAGATCAAGCGCTCGCCGGTGGACCTGAACAATCCCATCCGCTGGCAGGATGCCCCCGACAACAAAGACAACCTGTCGTTCTATCAATCGGTGACCGTGGCAACGGGTCACGTGTTGCACTATAAATCCGAATTCAAAGCGGATGGCTATTCCCTGGGCGACCTGTTGTACTCGCTCGCGCTGGCCCCAGGTCAGAAGAAACAGATGGTCATTATGGACAGCTCACACACGCTGCTGGGCGCCGAGACACAAGCCATTGCGCAAGGCGAACAGCTCGCGGCCAACATTGTGAACGACCGCATCATTACCGACCAGATTGGAGGCGCCATTGGTGAGTCCCTTTCCGGCAGCAGTTCCGCATCCACGGCAGGGATAAGCGCAGGGTTGGGCGTAGGCGTGAGTTATGGCGGGATCGGTGCGTCGCTCGGGGTGGCCGGCGGCTACTCCAATTCCAATTCCAAGGCATCGCAAAACAGCTCACGCGATATTTCGCAGTCGTTTAGCGAACGGCTGCGGCAGTCGATCATGCAAAATGCCGAAAGCTACCGGCAACTCAACGCCTCGGTGGTGACGTCGGTGCAGGAAGGCCAGCACTACAGCGCCACCACCGATGTGGTCGCGAACCACAATCATTGCCATTCGCTCACCATGATGTACTTCGAAGTGCTTCGGCACTTTGCCATCTACCAGGAGTTGACCCATGTAGAGGAATGCATTTTCGTGCCGCTGCTGATGACAGAGTTCTCCACGGAGAACATCTATAAATGGTCGGACGTGCTGGCGCGGCACTTGCTGCCCATGCACTCCAACACCTACCTTCGACCGCACAGCTTCTTCGCCGGGCAACCCCAACACCCATTGCTGAAGGCGTTTGATGCCAACGCGAGGATCAAGACCAACTATGCGCACGTCGATTTTCCCACAGGGTCCTACGACCAGGACCAGATCAGCTTTGTGAAAGGAGAGATCTACTTGCGCACCAACCTGCAGCGCCCCAAGACAAAATACGATCGCATCAAATCGCTGCCGGTCATTTCCAAAACCGTTTCAAGAGAAGTGTCCGACGATCGCAGCAATGCCAAGAGCGCCATGCTGGCCTTGATGACGGGCGGCCTGTCTTTTCTGCTGGGCTCCGACGGAACGTACACCGAAACAGAAGAGGTATTGACTCGCGGAAAGATCTTCGACGCCTTTATGCAGTTGGATGCCAACTACGAGACCGTGCCGCCCGCGCAGTGCATCCGCGTAGTGAACTTTCAGACGTTTTCCATCAAGATCGGAAACACAACGTTCCCCATCTCGCCCGTTGATTTTTTCCAGAATGGCATTGTCGACAAAAAACTGTGGGACACGTATGCCACCATCCTGGGATACTTCAACACCATCGACATGTTGGATTATTATTTCAAGGGCAGGCTCATTGCCGAATGGGACGACATCTATTACAACGACCTGGCGCCGATGGTGTTCGACAAGATCGTCAATACCATCAAGATGGACTACATCAACACCGACATGACCAGCACGACGCGCTACAAAGGCGGCGAGCGCGTGATTCGCATCAACTTTAACGGCACCACCAGTAAACGCCGCATGGACTTTCCCATCACGATGCAGCTGTATTGCAACAGCCCGACCGTGAAGGCGCTGAAAGATATGGTGACCCTCACCATCGAGAACGTGCGCATCGCCTATTCCACGCCGCACTTCAACGGCCTGTTGTTCAGTGGCTATGCTGGCGACGACCTGCTGGACGGCACTACGCTATACATTCCCGAAAGTGCAGAAGAGAAAAAAGACCCGCATAAGGAAGACAAATATCTTGTGCAAAAGCTCATCGAACACCTGAACAGCAACCTCGAGCATTATAACAAGTCGCTTTGGCAAAACCTCGATCCCGACCGGCGCTACATGTTGCTCGACGGTTTCAATATTCAGATCTATAATGAATTCGGATTGCCCATCGGCTTTCGCAGCCTGGCATCCGTGGTGAAGAACCAGTTGCTGGCCATCGTAGGAAATTCACTGGTGTTGCCCGTGGCGCCGGGCTATAAGGTCGGCCAGGACTTTGTGGCCGTGCAAACACAGGAAGGCGTGCAACAGGAGATCTCCCTGCTGGATCACTACCGGCCGCTGACGCCCGTGCCGCCCTACCGTGTCAGCATCCCCACACGTGGCGTGTTTATGGAGGCCGTGCAAGGGGCATGCGATGCGTGTGAAAAAGTAAAAGAAAACTCCTCGCAAGATTGGACCAAGTTCACCACCGACGAGCCTTCGGCCATCGGCGCCATCACGCCGCCGGTACCGACCATCACCGACTGGAAGGCGGCGTTCAAAGAATTCGCATCGCCGATCGTCAACATTCAGAATGCACCTGCGGCACCCGAGCCCGGCGCAGGCCTGGCCGGTCTCGCCGAATTGATGGGCAAGGCAGGTATCTTCAAGGATGTTACCGGTCTGGATGCCAATCAGCAAAATGCTATCAAGACCTATTTGTCGAACCAGGAGAACGCGAAGGCCTTTGCCGAAATGGCGAAGAGCATGGCCATCCAGGGTCATAACACGGACAATTCGTCCAAGATCATGGACACGCTGAAGACGGCGAAAGACTCCGGCGCTTTGAACCAGGATGACTACAGCAAGCTGGTGAAAGATCACCTGCAACAACAGATCGACGGTGGCGCCACGAAGAAGGCCGAACTCGAAAAAGAGAAAGCGGTTCAGAAACCCACGCTCACCGACGCCGCCGTGAAGGCCGCCGACCAGGGCAAAGACGTGAAGGCGCAAAAGACGGACACCGATGGCAACACCGAGTCGGTCGAGATCACCAGCGGAAGCACATCGACCGTGCTCGCCGCCGTGCAAGGCATTGTCCCCAAGTTGAAGCAACCCTCGGACAACACGTGTTGGGCCGCGACCGCCACCATGATGATGAGTTGGAAACGGCAACAGTCGATGAGCATCACCTCGGTGATGACGGAAGCCGGGGCTGTGTATTTGCAGAAATTTAACGACAACCTGCCGCTGCTGTCGAATGAAAAAGAAGCTTTCATCACGGCCCTGGGCATGGTGGGAGAGGCGCCGGCAAGCTACCCGTTGCAACAATACATCGATTGGCTGAAGACCTATGGGCCGTTGTGGATCACCACGGACTCCAGCACGGCCACGGGCCAGTTCTCGCCGCACGCGCGCATTCTTACCCGCATCGAAGGCAGTGGCAATGCCAACGGCACAGGCACCACGTTTGTGTTTAACGACCCCGCTACCGGCACGGAACGTTCGGAACCCTTCTCGGATTTCCTGGCCGCATACGAGCAGATGGTGACCGACAACAGCGGCGACTTGTTTATCCAGATCGTGCACTTTGCCGACGCCACACCGCAGGCACCGGGCGAAGGCGCCCCGTCGAGTTCAGTCTCCGCGTCAGGGACGGACCCTGGCATTCGCGAATGCTGTGCCCTGGGGCAATGGAAAGTAAACGCACTTGCACCGGGAGCGCTTGACCCCACCCAATTGGGTAATCATATCAAAGGCGGCGGCTTTTTTTTAGGAGGCGAGATTGGATACATCTACACGAAAAAGGCCGGGCTCATGGACCTGGGTCACATCCGCGACATGGCTGACATGGTGAAGTTCATCTTTGACGCACTCGTGTCAGGCGTAACCAAATTGGATCTCTTTGAAGGAAAAGTGGAGGTGCTTACACCGCCTGCAGCCACGAAATCTGCCCGCCTCGACTTTGCGGCCGCGATCGCCTTCGTGGAGTCGTGGGCACACGAACTGAGAACCTGGAAGGACTATTCGTCATTCTCTGCCGAAGACGTTCCTTCGAACATGGTAGGCATCGAGGTAGGCAAGCGGGGCGTCACCGCTGGTGGCAACTTCAATACCTCCGTGGACTTCGCCCTCAATATGATCCTCAACACGGAATTGTCGGCCGCAACGAAGGCTCAAACCGAGCAGGTACTGACGAAGATAGAGAATGATTGGTTCAAGATGACAGGAGTAACTTTATCGCCGATCGAATTGCTTCGGCGGAATTTTGACGGGAAGCCCTGGATGGCCGGAATGCCGTTTGATAATCTGTCTTCGGTCACGTATATCAATACGGCCATCTTCGAACCCCTGTTCACTAAATTCAAGTATGAGATGAAGTTCCCGGTGAATGGTAGCCCCGGCGTGACACTGACCACGATGAAAGCCAAGACGGCAGCGCTTCGCACCGAATGGGTAACCGAAAATCCCGGCAAGGATCAGCCCTGA
- a CDS encoding 5'-3' exonuclease, with protein MIVHLIDGTYELFRHFYGLRSFNKGKDKPFGAAVGVLHGVLQMIEEGATHVGVATDHVIESFRNDLWPEYKTGAGMERALVRQFHPLEQALASMGVVVWPMIELEADDALASAAHLAAADPRVLKVCIWTPDKDLAQCVREDRVVQIDRRAKAIRDANAVRKKFGVSPELIPDFLALVGDSADGYPGIAGIGKTGAAQLLNQYGPIEAFPEKLLAEKRERALLFKRLATLRTDAALFNDVEQLRWRGPTPAFAEWATKMAEPRLLDRANAAAAKVIQ; from the coding sequence ATGATTGTTCACCTCATTGACGGTACCTACGAACTATTCCGCCATTTCTATGGCCTGCGTAGTTTCAACAAAGGCAAGGACAAGCCCTTCGGTGCCGCGGTGGGCGTGCTCCACGGCGTGTTGCAAATGATCGAAGAAGGAGCGACCCACGTCGGTGTCGCCACCGATCATGTGATCGAATCCTTTCGCAACGACCTGTGGCCCGAGTATAAAACCGGAGCGGGCATGGAGCGGGCGCTGGTTAGACAATTTCATCCATTAGAACAAGCCTTGGCGTCGATGGGCGTTGTAGTGTGGCCGATGATCGAATTGGAAGCGGATGATGCACTCGCCTCCGCAGCGCACCTGGCTGCCGCCGACCCCCGCGTGCTGAAAGTGTGCATCTGGACACCGGACAAAGATCTCGCCCAATGCGTGCGCGAAGATCGCGTGGTGCAGATCGATCGAAGAGCAAAGGCGATCAGAGACGCAAATGCCGTGCGCAAGAAGTTTGGCGTGAGCCCGGAACTCATTCCCGATTTTCTCGCACTCGTCGGCGATAGCGCCGATGGCTACCCCGGCATTGCCGGCATCGGGAAGACCGGCGCTGCTCAATTGTTGAACCAATACGGACCCATCGAGGCGTTTCCGGAGAAGCTGTTGGCAGAAAAACGCGAGCGAGCATTGTTGTTCAAACGCCTCGCGACGTTACGAACCGATGCGGCGCTATTTAACGATGTTGAGCAATTGCGCTGGCGTGGGCCTACACCGGCGTTCGCCGAGTGGGCTACAAAAATGGCGGAGCCGCGTCTACTGGATCGGGCAAACGCTGCCGCTGCGAAAGTTATTCAATGA
- a CDS encoding xanthine dehydrogenase family protein molybdopterin-binding subunit: protein MESTRNFSRRAFLQQAGLSGIALTLGCHWPALGKSVGEIIHGGALEEAATELMTWISIDGAGKITLFNHRSEMGQGTWQAIPQMIAEELEVNMDQVSIQSVPGHPQKYGPQPQEGSFSVRGWYQQLLRMGASAREMLIEAAAKQWRVDATECYAENGQVVHRSTGKKLSYGALVKDAAQLPPPKQVKLKERKDYKIIGKSLPRKDIAAKTNGTAVFGLDKKLPGMLYAVVERNPRFRGKVKSFDDTATRSINGVKRVFKVQRAVFGLLYEGVAVVADSFWTAQQGRKLLKVEWDDDGFEHLDSEQLYARMHADLNKPLPSDVFETAFKDSAATITSEYEMPYQSHSCMEPLNCTADVREDRIEIWGPIQEAVWIQADLSERMHVPIEKVTVNMTFLGGGFGRKAFTDYPYEAALISKEMKAPVQVIWTREDDMTLGPFRSGESYRCRGGVDAQKKIFSFQVISAGQPMGTGADEDGTPEPVTENRGGLAGLVSDYYKAIPHYSFGSMSIKSPIPTMWWRAPGANTSAFAGESFVDELAHLAKQDPLEFRKAHLPSDRYRALVNKLAEISHWTSRRKNDGWGMAITECFGSLVGQVVKVSRRQDKKVKIDKVFAVMDCGWYVNPDTIRAQVEGSIVMALGAAINHATHFKDGMAVEKNFNTYLMPRLVEIPDIEVHIMENDEKPGGVGEPALPAFAPALGNAIFDLTGTRIRKLPFKLEDV from the coding sequence ATGGAATCTACCAGAAATTTTTCCAGGAGAGCCTTTCTGCAGCAAGCAGGCTTGTCGGGCATCGCGTTAACCCTCGGTTGCCATTGGCCGGCGCTGGGGAAAAGCGTTGGCGAAATTATACATGGAGGCGCCCTCGAAGAGGCTGCCACAGAGCTGATGACCTGGATCTCGATAGATGGCGCGGGTAAGATAACGCTCTTCAATCACCGTTCAGAAATGGGACAAGGAACCTGGCAGGCCATTCCACAAATGATTGCCGAGGAATTGGAAGTCAACATGGACCAGGTGAGCATCCAGTCTGTTCCCGGTCATCCTCAGAAATACGGACCGCAGCCACAAGAGGGGAGTTTTTCGGTGCGGGGCTGGTATCAGCAATTGTTGCGCATGGGCGCCTCCGCACGGGAAATGCTGATTGAAGCGGCAGCCAAACAATGGCGCGTCGACGCAACGGAATGCTATGCGGAGAACGGGCAGGTAGTGCACCGGAGCACCGGAAAAAAGCTCAGCTACGGCGCGTTGGTAAAAGACGCGGCACAACTGCCGCCGCCAAAGCAGGTGAAACTAAAGGAACGCAAGGACTATAAGATCATTGGCAAATCCCTGCCCCGCAAAGATATCGCCGCCAAAACCAACGGCACTGCGGTATTCGGGCTGGATAAAAAACTGCCGGGTATGCTCTATGCGGTCGTAGAGCGCAACCCTCGGTTTAGAGGAAAAGTGAAAAGCTTTGACGACACCGCTACAAGATCCATCAACGGTGTCAAGCGTGTTTTTAAAGTGCAGCGGGCCGTCTTTGGTTTGTTGTATGAAGGCGTGGCCGTTGTGGCAGATTCGTTTTGGACAGCCCAGCAGGGACGTAAATTGCTAAAAGTTGAATGGGATGACGATGGCTTCGAACACCTGGATTCTGAACAGCTTTATGCCCGGATGCACGCGGACCTGAACAAGCCTTTGCCGTCCGATGTTTTTGAAACGGCTTTCAAGGATTCGGCAGCTACGATAACGTCCGAATATGAAATGCCCTACCAATCGCACAGCTGTATGGAGCCGCTTAATTGCACTGCCGATGTGCGGGAGGACAGGATTGAAATTTGGGGCCCCATCCAGGAAGCCGTCTGGATCCAGGCCGACCTAAGCGAAAGAATGCATGTCCCCATCGAAAAGGTAACGGTGAACATGACGTTTCTCGGTGGCGGCTTTGGAAGAAAAGCATTTACGGACTATCCCTATGAAGCGGCGCTTATTTCGAAAGAGATGAAAGCCCCGGTACAGGTGATATGGACCCGGGAAGATGACATGACCCTGGGACCCTTCCGCTCCGGGGAATCGTACCGCTGCAGGGGTGGGGTGGATGCTCAAAAGAAGATCTTCTCATTTCAAGTTATTTCGGCAGGACAACCCATGGGTACCGGGGCTGACGAGGACGGCACACCGGAACCCGTAACGGAAAATCGTGGCGGGCTCGCCGGTTTGGTCAGTGACTATTATAAAGCCATACCGCATTACAGCTTCGGGAGCATGTCCATCAAGTCGCCTATCCCCACCATGTGGTGGCGTGCTCCAGGCGCCAACACAAGTGCATTTGCCGGCGAAAGTTTTGTAGACGAACTGGCGCACCTGGCAAAGCAAGACCCGCTTGAATTCAGAAAGGCGCATCTCCCTTCCGATCGTTACCGGGCGCTGGTGAACAAGCTTGCCGAGATCAGCCACTGGACCTCGCGACGAAAGAACGACGGATGGGGAATGGCGATCACAGAATGTTTTGGCAGCCTCGTTGGACAGGTGGTGAAAGTATCCCGCCGGCAAGACAAGAAAGTAAAGATCGACAAGGTGTTTGCCGTGATGGATTGTGGCTGGTACGTAAACCCCGACACGATCCGTGCCCAGGTGGAAGGAAGCATTGTCATGGCCCTGGGAGCGGCGATAAATCACGCCACCCATTTTAAAGACGGCATGGCCGTGGAGAAAAATTTCAACACCTACCTCATGCCACGCCTGGTGGAAATCCCTGACATCGAAGTGCACATCATGGAGAATGACGAGAAGCCAGGCGGTGTTGGCGAGCCGGCGTTGCCTGCCTTTGCACCGGCACTCGGCAATGCTATTTTTGATCTCACCGGCACCCGCATACGCAAGTTGCCCTTTAAACTCGAGGACGTGTAG
- a CDS encoding tetratricopeptide repeat-containing sensor histidine kinase: MMRYPVIFSVCLLGALLPYSVRAQKAEKIERLKSELTQATSDTAEIGILLSIAMTYEGYQMDSAMAYAQETLEKSERINYTQGRADALLHMGRLKRDQNKEVEALNHMFEALKLYREIGDNVQIANSLNDISIIYANSGDYKNSLDYFKQALEIFRQTGDEKGESYALNNIGAIYQEMKDEASAKDYFIQSLNIKIKRKDLYGISRGYINLGSIAENHNAWDEAMRYYKKADSINLLTNDKQVQGPNCLAMARVEQNKGNLAEARKLALRAFEVSKEINELSIMSRCSKFIAELDEKAKNYKSSLAYQKIYNQLADSLNNKNHKATLEELKGKFNVEEKEREIVILKKDKELHEAMARNNALVTYALSGSIVFLLLIVGLIYYAYRTTKTARDSLANKNREIEQQKDDLDKLNKDKDRFFSILSHDLRSPLNSLKGLSYLLFNHADMLTADETKDIKKKVDTSLDNLTELINNILEWSMTTSKKRMWTFDKLNTSTLIQKNISLYQSIAESKGVRLVHSAGDDVFGYADFQAIDTVIRNLISNSIKFSHPNSDVTVKTAVDGNTVLISVQDQGIGMPADIQEKLFTMNSSKTQAGTKNEKGTGIGLLLCKELMKENNGDIAVKSSPGEGSEFFVSFPVFKHA; this comes from the coding sequence ATGATGCGATATCCTGTTATTTTTTCCGTTTGCCTTTTGGGTGCCCTTCTCCCCTATTCCGTCCGGGCGCAAAAAGCTGAAAAAATTGAACGGTTAAAATCGGAACTTACCCAGGCCACCTCCGACACGGCAGAAATTGGAATTCTACTTTCCATTGCCATGACCTATGAGGGGTATCAGATGGATTCCGCCATGGCATACGCGCAGGAGACCCTCGAAAAATCCGAACGGATCAACTATACACAGGGTCGCGCCGACGCCCTGCTTCACATGGGCCGTCTCAAGCGGGACCAGAACAAAGAGGTGGAAGCGCTAAACCATATGTTTGAGGCCCTGAAGCTCTATCGCGAAATTGGCGACAACGTTCAGATCGCTAATTCGCTCAATGATATCAGCATTATTTACGCCAACTCGGGCGACTATAAGAACTCACTCGATTACTTCAAACAAGCGTTGGAGATCTTCCGGCAAACCGGCGATGAAAAAGGAGAATCGTATGCGCTCAACAACATTGGCGCCATCTACCAGGAAATGAAAGATGAGGCGTCGGCCAAAGATTATTTTATCCAATCCCTGAACATAAAGATCAAGCGAAAAGATCTCTATGGTATTTCCAGGGGCTATATCAACCTGGGCTCGATTGCTGAAAATCATAACGCGTGGGATGAGGCCATGCGCTACTACAAAAAAGCGGACAGCATCAATCTCCTCACAAACGACAAGCAGGTTCAAGGACCGAACTGCCTGGCCATGGCCCGGGTAGAACAGAACAAGGGTAACTTGGCCGAGGCACGGAAACTGGCGTTGCGGGCTTTTGAAGTATCAAAAGAGATCAATGAACTGTCGATCATGTCGCGCTGCAGTAAGTTCATTGCAGAACTCGATGAAAAAGCAAAGAATTACAAATCGTCGCTTGCCTACCAGAAAATATACAACCAACTCGCCGACAGCCTGAACAACAAAAACCACAAGGCTACACTGGAAGAGCTCAAGGGGAAATTCAACGTAGAGGAAAAGGAACGTGAAATTGTCATCCTCAAAAAAGACAAGGAACTTCACGAGGCCATGGCGAGAAACAACGCGCTGGTCACCTATGCCCTGTCAGGAAGCATTGTATTCCTGTTGTTGATCGTCGGGTTGATCTACTACGCCTATCGCACCACCAAAACCGCGCGCGACAGTCTGGCCAACAAAAACAGAGAGATCGAACAACAAAAGGATGATCTCGACAAACTGAACAAGGACAAGGACCGGTTCTTCTCCATCCTGTCGCACGACCTGCGCTCGCCTTTAAATTCGCTGAAGGGGCTTTCCTATTTATTGTTTAATCACGCCGACATGCTGACGGCCGATGAAACGAAAGACATCAAAAAGAAAGTCGACACGTCGCTGGATAATCTTACGGAATTGATCAACAACATCCTGGAGTGGTCCATGACTACATCCAAAAAACGCATGTGGACTTTCGACAAGCTTAACACGTCGACGCTTATTCAAAAGAACATATCCTTGTACCAGTCGATTGCGGAAAGCAAAGGTGTCCGGTTGGTTCATTCCGCCGGCGATGATGTTTTTGGTTACGCCGATTTTCAGGCGATCGACACCGTGATCCGGAACCTGATCTCCAACAGCATTAAATTCAGCCACCCGAACAGCGACGTCACGGTGAAGACGGCCGTTGATGGAAACACGGTATTGATTTCGGTCCAGGATCAAGGCATCGGGATGCCCGCCGATATCCAGGAAAAATTGTTCACCATGAACAGCTCAAAAACACAAGCCGGCACAAAAAATGAAAAGGGCACCGGCATTGGTTTGCTTTTGTGTAAAGAACTCATGAAAGAAAACAACGGCGACATTGCGGTAAAAAGTAGTCCGGGCGAGGGAAGTGAGTTCTTTGTTTCGTTTCCAGTATTTAAGCATGCATAA